From one Deltaproteobacteria bacterium genomic stretch:
- a CDS encoding tetratricopeptide repeat protein has protein sequence PGAAALRRAAADPDPLVRLGALEAAARAAPAERLGALQPLLRDPRLAVRSEAGRALADVPAPLWRPAERAALAGALAEYRAAQEVQADRPEAHLNLALLDLALGEPAAARREYETALRLAPDFVPAAANLADLERAEGNEAAAEALLRRALASAPDSAELHHALGLALVRTGRREEALGELERAVALAPAQAHFAYVLGVALHDAGQGERALEVLSAAHQRRPGDRELLAALASLSLQAGRREEAIRYARALVGAAPDDPEARALLAQLEADGGSAR, from the coding sequence GCCCGGGCGCCGCGGCGCTCCGCCGCGCCGCTGCCGACCCCGACCCGCTCGTGCGGCTCGGCGCGCTCGAGGCCGCGGCGCGCGCGGCGCCGGCCGAGCGGCTCGGCGCCCTGCAGCCGCTCCTGCGCGATCCGCGGCTCGCGGTGCGGAGCGAGGCGGGGCGCGCCCTCGCGGACGTGCCGGCCCCGCTCTGGCGTCCGGCCGAGCGCGCGGCGCTCGCGGGCGCGCTCGCCGAGTACCGCGCCGCGCAGGAGGTCCAGGCCGACCGGCCCGAGGCCCACCTGAACCTGGCGCTCCTCGACCTCGCGCTCGGCGAGCCCGCGGCGGCGCGGCGCGAGTACGAGACCGCCCTACGGCTCGCGCCCGACTTCGTGCCGGCCGCCGCGAACCTCGCCGACCTCGAACGCGCCGAGGGCAACGAGGCGGCCGCCGAGGCGCTCCTGCGCCGCGCGCTCGCGAGCGCGCCCGATTCCGCCGAGCTCCACCACGCGCTCGGCCTGGCGCTCGTGCGCACGGGCCGGCGCGAGGAGGCGCTCGGCGAGCTCGAGCGGGCGGTCGCGCTGGCGCCCGCGCAGGCGCACTTCGCCTACGTGCTCGGGGTCGCGCTCCACGACGCGGGGCAGGGCGAGCGGGCGCTCGAGGTGCTCTCCGCTGCCCACCAGCGCCGCCCCGGCGATCGCGAGCTGCTCGCGGCGCTGGCGAGCCTGTCGCTCCAGGCCGGCCGGCGGGAGGAGGCGATCCGCTACGCGCGCGCGCTGGTCGGCGCCGCGCCCGACGATCCCGAGGCCCGCGCGCTCCTCGCGCAGCTCGAAGCCGATGGAGGCTCCGCCCGATGA